In the Candidatus Cloacimonadota bacterium genome, one interval contains:
- a CDS encoding HEPN domain-containing protein — protein MKDYKKEYINYRIRRAKESFRVAQILFKEDSFNSSVNRLYYSAFYIISALLLKFGYSSSKHTGVRALFIQHFIKKELIPKKYGKLYKLLF, from the coding sequence ATGAAGGATTATAAGAAGGAATATATAAATTACAGAATCCGCAGAGCAAAAGAATCTTTTCGGGTCGCACAGATTTTATTCAAAGAAGATTCATTTAATAGTTCTGTGAATAGATTGTATTATTCTGCTTTTTATATTATTTCAGCTTTGTTATTAAAATTCGGATATTCTTCATCAAAACATACCGGTGTTAGAGCTTTATTTATTCAACATTTTATCAAGAAAGAATTAATTCCCAAAAAATATGGGAAGCTTTATAAGTTACTTTTTG
- a CDS encoding nucleotidyltransferase domain-containing protein, producing the protein MILYGSRARGDFREYSDWDIFILLTKVIDFKQEVKLRYKLYDIEIESGEILNLIFENLKYWNSKRNSCSPYYQSVVHEGIYL; encoded by the coding sequence ATCATCCTTTACGGATCGAGAGCAAGAGGAGATTTTCGAGAATATTCGGATTGGGATATTTTTATTCTTTTGACAAAAGTAATCGATTTTAAACAAGAAGTAAAATTAAGGTATAAATTATATGATATCGAAATAGAATCAGGAGAAATCTTGAATCTAATTTTTGAAAATTTGAAATACTGGAACAGTAAAAGAAACAGTTGTTCTCCATATTATCAAAGTGTTGTTCACGAAGGTATTTATTTATGA